In Ascaphus truei isolate aAscTru1 chromosome 12, aAscTru1.hap1, whole genome shotgun sequence, the following are encoded in one genomic region:
- the LOC142464312 gene encoding uncharacterized protein LOC142464312, which translates to MEAYSGKYGNVIQQIIYTGVTPYNCSDCGKSFSRKSSLVTHERIHTGVRPYNCSECEKSFIDKSRLLAHHRMHTGETPYNCSECGKSFNQKSHLVTHQRIHTMVKPYNCSECEKSYSHKSSLITHQRIHTGARPYNCSECGKSFSTKSNLVTHHIIHTGLRLYNCSECGRSFSKKSNLVTHQRIHTRQRPYSCSKCGISFSEISDLVAHQRIHTGVTPYNCSECGKSFGHKSSLVTHKIIHTGVRPYNCSECGKSFSKKSNLVTHQRIHTGLRLYNCSECGKSFSMKSNLVTHQRIHTGLRPYNCSECGKSFSRKFNLVTHKTIHTGVKPYNCSECEKSFSKKSYLFKHKKIHTKKTENE; encoded by the coding sequence ATGGAAGCTTACAGTGGGAAATACGGTAATGTTATACAGCAAATAATTTATACAGGGGTGACACCATATAACTGCTCTgactgtgggaaaagcttcagtcggaaatcaagtcttgttacacatgaaagaatccacacaggggtgagaccttataactgctctgaatgtgagaaaagcttcaTTGATAAATCACGTCTACTTGCACACCACAGAATGCACACAGGGGAgacgccctataactgctctgaatgtggaaaaagcttcaatcagaaatcacatcttgttacacaccaaagaatccacacaatggtgaagccttataactgctctgaatgtgagaaaagctaCAGTCATAAATCAAGTCTtattacacaccaaagaatccacacaggggcgAGACCCTAtaattgctctgaatgtgggaaaagcttcagtacaAAATCGAATCTTGTTACACACCATATAATCCACACAGGGCTGAGACTCTAtaattgctctgaatgtgggagaaGCTTCAGTAAGAAATCgaatcttgttacacaccaaagaatccacacaaggCAGAGACCCTATAGCTGCTCTAAATGTGGGATAAGCTTCAGTGAGATATCAGATCTTGttgcacaccaaagaatccacacaggggtgacaccctataactgctctgaatgtgggaaaagctttggtCATAAATCAAGTCTTGTTACACACAaaataatccacacaggggtgagaccctataattgctctgaatgtgggaaaagcttcagtaagaaatcaaatcttgttacacaccaaagaatccacacagggctGAGACTCTAtaattgctctgaatgtgggaaaagcttcagtatgaaatcaaatcttgttacacaccaaagaatccacactgggctgagaccctataactgctctgaatgtggtaAAAGCTTCAGTCGGAAATTTAATCTTGTTACACACAAAActatccacacaggggtgaagccctataactgctctgaatgtgagaaaagtTTCAGTAAGAAATCCTATCTTTTCAAACACAAGAAAATTCACactaaaaaaacagaaaatgaataa